A region of Catenibacterium mitsuokai DNA encodes the following proteins:
- the murB gene encoding UDP-N-acetylmuramate dehydrogenase gives MRINENVEIKELTTMRLGGLARYVIELETVEDVEKAYLFAKERQLPVFILGTGSNVIGKDEGFKGVILLNRIKGIRSIDELTVVAMGGELLDDLVAFTTEKNLSGIEALSAIPGTVGAAPVQNVGAYGQEIVQVLDSVLAYDLKEEKYVTIKAEDMKLGYRSSIFNHGEDAGRYLIISMTIHLSHDTLTPPFYTSLQNYVEEHQITDFSPKSIREMVTEIRWSKLPKPEEMASSGSFFKNVYLDDAEADRLRGMNVPVWEGNKVPSGWLIDHAGLKGMVFHGMRVSEKAALILINESAQSYAHLKQAREEIVSIIKKKYGLTLQQEPVELE, from the coding sequence ATGAGAATAAATGAGAATGTAGAAATCAAGGAACTCACTACAATGCGCCTAGGCGGTCTAGCGCGTTATGTGATTGAATTAGAGACCGTAGAAGATGTAGAAAAAGCTTACTTATTTGCAAAAGAACGTCAGCTTCCTGTATTTATTTTAGGAACAGGAAGTAATGTAATTGGAAAAGATGAAGGTTTCAAGGGGGTTATTCTTTTAAACCGTATTAAGGGTATACGTTCTATTGATGAATTAACAGTTGTTGCAATGGGTGGAGAACTACTTGATGATCTTGTTGCTTTCACTACAGAAAAAAATTTATCTGGTATTGAAGCATTGAGTGCTATTCCTGGTACAGTAGGTGCTGCACCTGTACAGAATGTAGGTGCTTATGGTCAGGAAATTGTACAGGTATTAGACTCTGTTCTTGCTTATGATTTAAAGGAAGAAAAGTATGTCACTATTAAAGCTGAAGATATGAAGCTAGGCTATAGATCAAGTATCTTCAATCATGGTGAAGATGCAGGACGTTATTTGATTATCTCTATGACTATTCACTTAAGTCATGATACACTTACTCCTCCTTTCTATACTTCTTTACAGAATTATGTAGAAGAACATCAGATTACTGATTTCTCTCCTAAATCTATTAGAGAGATGGTGACTGAAATACGCTGGTCCAAGCTTCCTAAACCTGAAGAAATGGCAAGTTCTGGATCATTCTTTAAGAATGTTTATTTAGATGATGCTGAAGCTGATCGTTTAAGAGGCATGAATGTACCGGTATGGGAAGGAAATAAAGTCCCTTCTGGATGGTTGATAGACCATGCTGGATTAAAGGGAATGGTTTTCCATGGCATGCGTGTATCTGAGAAAGCTGCACTGATCTTAATTAATGAAAGTGCACAAAGTTATGCACACTTAAAACAGGCTAGAGAAGAAATCGTTTCTATTATTAAAAAGAAATATGGTTTAACTCTACAACAGGAACCTGTTGAACTGGAATAA
- a CDS encoding phosphoribosylaminoimidazolecarboxamide formyltransferase, translating into MKELELKYGCNPNQKPAKVFMEEGELPFTVLNGKPGYINLLDAFNSWQLVKELKEATHMSCAASFKHVSPAGVAIGTPLTEVERQMYFVKESAEVLSPIANAYIKARGSDRMSSYGDFCALSDVCDEVTAKLINREVSDGIIAPGYTKEALEILKKKRRGTYCVLQMDPHYVPNPVEIKQVFGITFQQGRNNCVINEEMFKDVVSKNKDIPEHALHDLILSMITLKYTQSNSVCYVKNGQAIGIGAGQQSRIHCTRLAGNKADVWFLRQHPKVLGLQFADGLKRAEKDNTIDAYVSDDYEDVLGEDVWQNYFKVKPEVFTKEEKKEWLKKNTDVVLGSDAFFPFGDNIERAHKSGVKYVGEPGGSIRDDHVIDTCNKYDMVLAFTHQRLFHH; encoded by the coding sequence ATGAAAGAATTAGAATTAAAGTATGGCTGTAACCCTAATCAGAAACCTGCTAAAGTGTTTATGGAAGAAGGAGAACTTCCTTTTACTGTCTTAAATGGTAAACCTGGTTATATCAACTTATTAGATGCTTTTAATAGCTGGCAGCTAGTGAAGGAATTAAAGGAAGCAACTCATATGAGCTGTGCGGCAAGTTTTAAGCATGTATCTCCTGCTGGTGTAGCTATCGGGACACCTTTAACTGAAGTAGAAAGACAGATGTATTTTGTAAAGGAAAGTGCTGAAGTGTTAAGTCCAATCGCTAATGCATATATTAAGGCAAGAGGTAGTGACCGTATGAGTTCATATGGTGATTTCTGTGCTCTTTCTGATGTATGTGATGAAGTAACTGCTAAGCTTATTAATCGTGAAGTCAGTGATGGTATTATTGCGCCTGGTTATACAAAAGAAGCTTTAGAAATACTTAAGAAGAAAAGAAGAGGCACTTATTGTGTATTACAGATGGATCCCCATTATGTACCTAATCCAGTAGAAATTAAACAGGTATTTGGTATTACATTCCAGCAAGGTAGAAATAACTGCGTGATTAATGAAGAGATGTTTAAGGATGTTGTATCTAAGAATAAAGATATTCCTGAACATGCATTACATGATTTAATCCTTTCTATGATCACATTAAAGTATACACAGTCTAATTCTGTATGTTATGTCAAGAATGGTCAGGCTATTGGTATTGGAGCTGGCCAGCAGTCTCGTATTCATTGTACAAGACTTGCTGGTAATAAGGCAGATGTCTGGTTCTTACGTCAGCATCCTAAGGTATTAGGTTTACAGTTTGCAGATGGTCTAAAACGTGCTGAAAAGGATAATACAATTGATGCGTATGTATCAGATGATTATGAAGATGTACTTGGTGAGGATGTATGGCAGAACTATTTCAAGGTAAAACCAGAAGTATTCACAAAAGAAGAAAAGAAAGAATGGTTAAAGAAGAATACAGATGTTGTACTAGGTAGTGATGCATTCTTCCCATTTGGAGATAATATTGAACGTGCCCATAAGAGTGGTGTAAAGTATGTGGGTGAGCCTGGTGGTTCTATTCGTGATGACCATGTTATTGATACATGTAATAAGTATGATATGGTTCTTGCATTCACACATCAGAGATTGTTCCATCATTAA
- a CDS encoding ABC-F family ATP-binding cassette domain-containing protein, translating to MLINIQNLSYAIGERQLYKNLNMIVEDTDKIALVGVNGTGKSTLLKMIAHHDSPAITYKKDLKIAYLPQNPVFRDNETILNEAKHILKDVPEYSIKSSLTRFGLEDMDQVISTLSGGQKKRLALAIVLLEECDLLILDEPTNHLDTPMIEYLEKYLIKRSKGLLMVTHDRYFLERITNKIYELDRGEIFPYVANYSHFLELKAERENNALQAQRKRNLFLKKELEWVRAGVQARSTKSKDRLQRFEELSSIEQIQEKGTVELIDTTSRLGKKTIELVNVSKSYPDKVMFKPFSYLFKRFDRIGILGQNGCGKTTLLNMIAGIITDYDGEIIIGDTIRMGYFQQHFHYDDPTMRVIDYIRETSDNLETSEGTLSARNMCERFLFDDHAQYTQIGKLSGGEQRRLYLLKVLMGAPNVLLLDEPTNDLDIETLNVLEDYLDTFKGIVITVSHDRYFLDRIVDGLFVFKDQEIHYVNGGYSASIDITNTKKETESQREDYRKQAKENRKRRLTFSEKKELEGMDDLLMNLETRLSEIDEEMGSTQDFEKLDELSKERDEVEKTLEEKNERYLELLEIEES from the coding sequence ATGTTAATTAATATACAGAATTTATCTTATGCGATTGGTGAGAGACAGTTGTATAAGAACTTGAATATGATTGTAGAGGATACAGATAAGATTGCCTTAGTTGGTGTCAATGGAACAGGTAAGAGTACTTTATTAAAGATGATTGCCCATCATGACAGTCCTGCAATCACTTATAAGAAGGATCTAAAGATTGCTTATTTACCTCAGAATCCTGTATTTAGAGATAATGAAACGATTCTTAATGAAGCAAAACATATTCTTAAGGATGTCCCTGAATATTCTATTAAGTCTTCTTTGACACGTTTTGGTTTAGAAGATATGGATCAGGTAATCAGTACTTTATCTGGGGGTCAGAAAAAACGTTTAGCTCTTGCTATCGTATTACTGGAAGAATGTGATTTACTTATTCTAGATGAACCGACTAACCATCTAGATACCCCTATGATTGAATATCTAGAAAAATATTTAATTAAGCGTTCTAAAGGGTTACTTATGGTCACTCATGATCGTTACTTCCTAGAACGTATTACAAATAAGATCTATGAATTAGATAGAGGTGAGATTTTCCCTTATGTAGCCAATTATTCACACTTCCTAGAATTAAAGGCAGAAAGAGAAAACAATGCCTTACAGGCACAAAGAAAAAGAAACCTCTTCTTAAAGAAAGAATTAGAATGGGTCAGAGCAGGTGTTCAGGCACGTTCTACTAAGAGTAAAGACCGTTTACAGCGTTTTGAAGAATTATCTTCTATTGAACAAATTCAGGAGAAAGGAACTGTTGAACTTATAGATACTACAAGTCGTTTAGGTAAGAAGACTATTGAGTTAGTGAATGTGTCTAAAAGCTATCCTGATAAGGTGATGTTTAAGCCATTTTCTTATTTATTTAAGAGATTTGACCGTATAGGTATATTAGGACAAAATGGCTGTGGTAAGACAACGTTACTCAATATGATTGCAGGTATTATCACTGATTATGATGGTGAGATTATTATTGGTGATACAATCCGTATGGGCTATTTCCAGCAGCATTTCCATTATGATGATCCTACAATGAGAGTTATTGATTATATTAGAGAAACAAGTGATAATCTAGAAACAAGTGAAGGTACACTTAGTGCTCGTAATATGTGTGAACGTTTCTTATTTGATGACCATGCCCAATATACACAGATTGGTAAGTTATCAGGTGGTGAACAGAGAAGACTTTATTTATTAAAGGTTTTAATGGGTGCACCGAATGTATTACTATTAGATGAACCGACGAATGACTTAGATATTGAAACATTGAATGTATTAGAAGATTATCTAGATACATTTAAAGGTATTGTGATTACTGTATCCCATGACCGTTATTTTCTAGATCGTATTGTGGATGGTTTATTTGTCTTTAAGGATCAGGAAATTCATTATGTGAATGGTGGCTATAGTGCTTCTATTGATATCACTAATACTAAGAAAGAAACAGAATCTCAAAGAGAAGACTATCGTAAACAGGCTAAAGAAAATAGAAAGAGAAGATTAACCTTCAGTGAAAAGAAAGAACTAGAAGGTATGGATGATCTTCTTATGAATCTAGAAACACGTTTAAGTGAAATCGATGAAGAAATGGGAAGTACCCAGGATTTTGAAAAGCTCGATGAATTAAGTAAAGAACGTGATGAAGTTGAAAAGACTTTAGAAGAAAAGAATGAACGTTATCTAGAACTATTAGAAATAGAAGAAAGCTAA
- a CDS encoding DUF3006 family protein, giving the protein MWVVERIDEKGYYHLENLKTGETILKRGLNAHENDVLDECFRVLPEETKKRKQEVDDLFHSLL; this is encoded by the coding sequence ATGTGGGTTGTTGAAAGAATTGATGAAAAAGGGTATTATCATCTAGAAAACTTAAAGACAGGTGAAACCATTTTAAAGAGAGGTTTAAATGCACATGAAAATGATGTATTAGATGAATGCTTCCGTGTTTTACCTGAAGAGACTAAGAAGAGAAAACAAGAAGTGGATGATTTATTCCACTCTCTTTTATAG
- a CDS encoding DMT family transporter, producing the protein MENKISTKGVFFLLMTAFCWSLAGLFIRASHLNGLGFSMMSSIVAIPLSMIIHHKKLVFNKMTVTVGVFQFLMSLTFIYANKLTSVANAIVLQYSSTIFVLIYQSIDLRKLPTKRQMGIIAIVFIGMALFFADTLSFSHLLGNILAIISGACFGMQFYLNNKEEAEAFSSTIFAYMFSLTVGLIVFRGLPNFHITDAFGVCGYGFFPMCLGGIFLALGISCTEAFTANLICMLEVILAPLWAFIFFHETISGISLIGAGMVVGGIILNLVLDFKKAAI; encoded by the coding sequence ATGGAAAATAAAATAAGTACAAAAGGTGTATTCTTCTTGCTTATGACAGCATTCTGCTGGTCACTTGCAGGTTTATTTATACGTGCAAGCCACTTAAATGGGCTGGGATTCTCAATGATGAGTTCTATTGTCGCAATACCTCTTAGTATGATCATTCATCATAAGAAGCTGGTATTCAATAAAATGACAGTTACAGTGGGGGTCTTTCAGTTCCTTATGAGTTTAACATTCATCTATGCCAATAAGCTCACATCAGTGGCCAATGCGATTGTATTACAATACTCATCAACAATCTTTGTATTGATCTATCAATCAATTGATTTACGTAAATTACCGACAAAAAGACAAATGGGGATCATTGCGATTGTCTTTATCGGTATGGCACTATTCTTTGCGGATACTCTTTCCTTCTCGCATCTATTAGGAAATATACTCGCAATTATATCAGGAGCCTGCTTTGGAATGCAGTTCTACCTCAACAACAAAGAAGAGGCTGAAGCTTTCTCTTCGACAATATTTGCTTATATGTTCTCTCTTACAGTAGGCTTAATTGTCTTTAGAGGACTTCCTAACTTCCATATTACTGATGCCTTTGGTGTATGTGGTTATGGTTTCTTTCCAATGTGTTTAGGTGGTATATTTCTTGCATTAGGTATTTCTTGTACAGAAGCTTTTACAGCCAATCTTATTTGCATGTTAGAAGTCATTCTAGCGCCTCTGTGGGCTTTTATCTTCTTCCATGAGACAATATCTGGTATCAGTTTAATTGGTGCAGGAATGGTTGTAGGGGGCATTATCTTAAACTTAGTATTAGACTTTAAAAAAGCAGCCATCTAG
- a CDS encoding RrF2 family transcriptional regulator — MTSDFSIAVHALVYLGKNQDLISSDELAKHICTHPVRVRRVMIKLREAGLIKAKAGVDGGYRLDKEADDITLSEIAKSVSNDYIHVTWHNGEDGREAIKDSKVEQAIDSIFVDLNEACDNLLKNKTIEDIMNISK; from the coding sequence ATGACTAGTGATTTTAGTATTGCTGTCCACGCTCTCGTCTATTTAGGTAAAAACCAAGACCTTATTTCTAGCGATGAACTTGCAAAGCATATTTGCACTCATCCAGTACGTGTAAGACGTGTTATGATCAAATTGAGAGAAGCGGGCCTTATTAAGGCTAAAGCAGGTGTTGATGGAGGATATCGTCTTGATAAAGAAGCTGATGATATTACTTTATCTGAGATTGCGAAATCTGTCTCAAATGATTATATCCATGTGACTTGGCACAATGGAGAAGATGGAAGAGAAGCCATTAAGGACTCTAAAGTAGAACAAGCCATTGATTCTATTTTTGTAGATCTTAATGAAGCGTGTGACAATTTGTTGAAAAACAAGACCATCGAGGACATTATGAATATATCGAAGTAG
- a CDS encoding desulfoferrodoxin family protein has product MKFYRCEHCGNVITHFVDSGVPVVCCGEPMKELTPNTTDAAVEKHVPVVKVEDNKVTVSVGSVEHPMTEAHYITLIVLETKNGTQFKQLTPSDKPEAVFYVGEGDEVVAAYDYCNLHGLWKA; this is encoded by the coding sequence ATGAAATTCTATCGTTGTGAACATTGTGGTAATGTTATCACTCATTTTGTGGATTCTGGTGTACCAGTCGTTTGTTGTGGTGAACCTATGAAGGAATTAACACCAAATACAACTGATGCCGCAGTTGAAAAGCATGTTCCTGTAGTGAAAGTAGAAGATAATAAAGTAACAGTATCTGTAGGATCAGTAGAACATCCTATGACTGAAGCACACTACATTACATTAATTGTATTAGAAACTAAGAATGGTACTCAGTTTAAACAGTTAACACCTTCTGATAAGCCTGAAGCTGTATTCTATGTTGGTGAAGGTGATGAAGTTGTGGCAGCTTATGACTACTGCAATCTTCATGGTTTATGGAAAGCATAG